A DNA window from Candidatus Desulfatibia profunda contains the following coding sequences:
- a CDS encoding Do family serine endopeptidase: MLLHRFTLKNSFFLLAMIAILWLAAPSCGRCDDDPRETPVVKAARKVSPVVVNISSEYEVRQRVNPFSGFGLDPSLESFFKDFFDPGYEQRYQKASLGSGVIIDGKRGFVLTNNHVIQKTATITVILKDGREFKAQIVGADPQSDLAVLQISSKEPLPDIKMGNSDDLMVGETVFAIGNPFGFSNTVTTGVISATNRSIRSEDMVYQDFIQTDASINPGNSGGPLLNINGELIGINTAIYAKAQGIGFAIPINKAKRIVADLIKFGEVVQAWIGITVQNVDLQLSQYLKLPDVKGVLVKKVEPSSPANKAAVQEGDVIVSVGKRIILSENDYQAAIKDCAAGQTVDITVWRNGDTRSVSVHTTVFPLEQAMALAYDLIGVSVENLSAKNRYIYQSVAEEGVLITEIHRQSYLARIGVRPGDVIRKIDEITIKNVADFKKAVVKYRLKPSVVILLQRGRQLYNIGVKR, from the coding sequence ATGCTTTTGCACCGTTTCACGTTAAAAAATTCTTTTTTTCTCCTGGCGATGATCGCCATCCTGTGGCTGGCAGCACCTTCCTGCGGCCGCTGCGATGATGACCCGCGCGAAACCCCTGTTGTCAAAGCCGCGAGAAAGGTCAGCCCGGTTGTTGTTAACATTAGTTCCGAATACGAGGTTCGCCAGCGAGTCAACCCCTTTTCAGGATTTGGGCTGGATCCTTCTTTAGAGTCTTTTTTCAAAGATTTCTTCGACCCTGGTTATGAACAGCGCTATCAGAAAGCCAGTCTTGGATCCGGCGTCATAATCGACGGTAAAAGGGGTTTTGTTTTAACCAACAACCACGTCATTCAAAAAACCGCAACCATAACCGTGATTCTAAAAGACGGGCGTGAATTCAAGGCCCAGATCGTCGGTGCGGACCCTCAATCCGATCTGGCGGTGCTGCAGATATCTTCAAAAGAACCTCTGCCGGACATCAAGATGGGCAATTCCGACGATTTGATGGTCGGTGAAACGGTTTTTGCCATCGGCAACCCGTTCGGGTTCTCAAACACCGTCACCACCGGCGTTATCAGCGCCACTAATCGCAGCATCCGCTCAGAAGACATGGTCTATCAAGACTTTATTCAGACCGATGCCTCCATCAACCCCGGCAACAGCGGAGGGCCGCTGTTGAACATCAACGGTGAACTTATCGGAATCAATACCGCGATCTATGCCAAAGCCCAGGGAATCGGCTTTGCCATCCCCATCAATAAGGCCAAACGCATTGTGGCCGATCTTATTAAATTCGGAGAGGTTGTACAGGCATGGATCGGTATTACCGTCCAGAATGTTGATTTACAGCTCTCTCAGTATCTAAAGTTGCCGGATGTCAAAGGGGTTCTTGTCAAAAAGGTCGAACCGTCCAGCCCGGCAAATAAAGCCGCTGTCCAAGAAGGTGATGTGATCGTTTCTGTCGGCAAGCGGATCATCCTTTCGGAAAACGATTATCAGGCGGCGATAAAAGATTGCGCCGCCGGTCAAACCGTCGACATCACCGTCTGGCGAAACGGCGACACTCGAAGTGTTTCGGTGCACACAACCGTCTTTCCGCTTGAACAGGCAATGGCTCTGGCCTATGACCTTATCGGCGTAAGCGTTGAAAACCTTTCCGCTAAAAACCGTTATATTTATCAATCGGTTGCAGAGGAAGGTGTGCTGATTACCGAAATCCACCGTCAATCCTATCTGGCCCGAATTGGCGTCCGTCCGGGAGACGTTATCCGAAAAATCGATGAAATAACGATAAAAAATGTCGCTGATTTTAAAAAAGCCGTTGTAAAATACCGCCTTAAACCGTCGGTGGTGATCCTGCTGCAGCGAGGCCGCCAGCTATACAATATCGGCGTGAAACGGTAA
- the asnS gene encoding asparagine--tRNA ligase, with protein MKRMKILTILNSDTPLDEVCAKGWVRTRRDSKGFSFIEINDGSCLKNLQVIAADSLTNYEAVTKLSTGSAVAVTGKLIESKGSGQQWEVAANKIDIISIAPETYPLQKKRHSDEFLRTIAHLRPRTNKYGAAFRIRSELSYAIHKFFRDRGFRYIHAPIITASDCEGAGEMFRVTTLALDLLPTKDGKADYSLDFFGTEANLTVSGQLSAEMFALALGDVYTFGPTFRAENSNTSRHAAEFWMVEPEMAFCDLDGNMDLAEEFVKYLIDHACKECNEDLELFARFVDKNLMATLDNIVSSDFIRLPYEAALEILKKSGKTFEYEVVFGKDLQTEHERYLTEQHYKKPVVVYNYPKSIKPFYMRLNTDNTTVAAMDVLVPSIGEIIGGSQREERLGVLEQRMDEMGLPKGPYWWYLDSRRFGSVEHSGFGLGFERLLMLITGIKNIRDVIPFPRTPNSIDF; from the coding sequence ATGAAACGCATGAAAATATTGACCATTTTAAACTCTGACACCCCTTTAGACGAAGTTTGTGCAAAGGGCTGGGTCCGGACCCGCCGGGATTCGAAGGGTTTCTCTTTTATAGAAATCAACGACGGATCGTGCCTCAAAAACCTGCAGGTGATCGCCGCCGACTCTTTAACAAACTACGAAGCGGTGACCAAGCTCTCAACCGGATCGGCGGTTGCCGTCACCGGCAAATTGATCGAATCAAAAGGTTCCGGCCAGCAGTGGGAGGTGGCGGCAAACAAAATTGACATCATCAGCATCGCCCCTGAAACCTATCCTTTGCAGAAAAAACGCCACAGCGATGAATTCTTAAGAACCATTGCCCATTTAAGGCCCAGAACAAATAAATATGGTGCCGCATTTCGCATCCGTTCGGAACTCTCCTATGCCATCCACAAGTTTTTCAGAGACAGGGGCTTTAGATATATCCATGCTCCCATCATCACCGCTTCGGATTGCGAAGGCGCCGGTGAGATGTTCCGGGTAACAACGCTTGCTTTGGATCTTCTGCCGACCAAAGACGGAAAGGCCGATTATTCGCTGGATTTTTTCGGCACGGAGGCCAACCTGACGGTGTCCGGACAACTGTCCGCCGAAATGTTCGCCCTGGCCCTGGGGGATGTCTACACGTTCGGCCCCACGTTCCGGGCGGAAAATTCCAACACCAGCCGGCATGCGGCCGAGTTTTGGATGGTAGAGCCTGAAATGGCGTTCTGCGATCTTGACGGCAACATGGACCTTGCCGAAGAGTTTGTAAAATATCTGATAGACCATGCCTGCAAAGAGTGTAATGAAGATCTTGAACTCTTTGCAAGGTTTGTGGACAAAAACCTGATGGCCACCTTGGACAATATCGTTTCATCTGATTTCATACGGCTTCCGTATGAAGCGGCCCTTGAAATTTTAAAAAAATCCGGCAAAACATTTGAATATGAGGTTGTTTTTGGAAAAGATCTTCAAACCGAACATGAACGCTATCTGACCGAACAGCACTATAAAAAACCCGTTGTCGTCTACAACTATCCTAAATCGATCAAACCGTTTTACATGCGCTTAAACACCGACAACACAACCGTGGCCGCCATGGATGTTCTGGTCCCGTCGATCGGAGAAATCATCGGCGGCAGTCAGCGCGAAGAGCGCCTGGGTGTTTTAGAGCAGCGCATGGATGAAATGGGCCTGCCGAAAGGTCCTTATTGGTGGTATCTGGATTCCCGCAGGTTCGGCAGTGTCGAACACAGCGGTTTCGGCCTGGGCTTCGAACGCCTGCTGATGCTGATCACCGGCATAAAAAATATCCGCGACGTGATCCCGTTTCCCAGAACACCCAACAGCATCGATTTTTAA